The genomic region ACCCCAAAGGACCCTGCGTGATTCATGAAGCTCACCCCACACTTTTCTAAAGCTCAAAGAACTTCGGGGATTCTGTTGGTCCTGCtccatattttatttttttaaaattatttgcacGATCTGTtctttttgcatgttggttgtttgtctgccttTGTTGTGTATGGTtcttcatagattctattgtttACTTTGTGGGTGCCGATAAGATGAACTTTAAGATTATATCTGGTGTACAGATTTTGATATTTACCTTCACCATTAAACTTAATTCATACCGTCTGTACGATAACTGGATCAGGATCACGTGACGGCTTCTACTCACTCACATTGAATTATTTACTTTCTGTTCTATGAAATTATTTTCCTCCTGGAGGACTTTTCAAATGTCACGATCTCGGCGGTCTGGCGCTTTTCCCCTTGACACCTGTTCATTGGTGAATGAGGCTGGTCTCTGTCAGGATTTCTCATTTACCAATCAGAATAGGCGATTTGCTGCCAATCAAGCGCCACTCGGCATTGGGTCAGGAAGTACAGACGTCGGCGGGATATTAATTTTCGGTAAAATGAAACTATCCGGGAACGGGAGGGAGTCCGCTCTGTGCACAGATAAATGTAGATTATTTTAGGGGAGGAAATGCGATTTAGACCAAGAGTCGAAGTCGCTTGTCTACCACAGACACTTTGAACGGAAATGCCCCGGACTCACCCAGTCGGTGCTCAGCCCTTTCACAGACAATCTGAGTGGCTCTGAAAAGAGCCTTTGGGTTTTTAAATTGTCGTTTTATGTCTTTACTTGGCCTTGGGGTTGGTGGACCCGCCGGTTTTCTTGGGCAACAACACGGCCTGGATATTGGGCAGCACCCCGCCCTGAGCGATGGTCACCCCTCCCAGCAGCTTGTTGAGCTCCTCGTCGTTGCGGACGGCCAGCTGCAGGTGTCTGGGGATGATGCGGGTCTTCTTGTTGTCCCGGGCCGCGTTACCGGCCAACTCGAGGATTTCAGCCGTCAGATactcgagcacagcagccagaTAGACCGGGGCTCCGGCACCCACCCGCTCAGCATAGTTACCCTTTCTTAGGAGCCTGTGAACACGGCCCACCGGGAACTGCAGTCCGGCCCGGGACGAGCGAGACTTGGGCTTGCTCTTGGCCTTTCCGGTTTTCCCTCGTCCACTCATTTCAGCAAACTCCTTCGCAGAGAATGAGGAAATGGTTCCGCATTCACCAATTTTATAGCTTCTAGAGGATTGCGGAAGGACACTTACGATTGGTGGTGCAATGCTTTCTTCGATTGGTGATGTGGAATAACCCAATCAGAGAGCTGTCTGCTTCTCCAATGATCAGACCGCAGCAAAAGAAGCGCGAAAAATAACTGTCACTCCTCAAAAAGACATGAAAGTTGAACAaacttcaaagtatatttattatcaaagtatgtatactacatACAGCCTTAGGGGTGGCCACTTCCAAATTTCCAAAAAGGAGGACATTGCATACGTGGTCATAGGTTACCAAATATATACAGTGCATTTAAAAAACATTTATTTCTTATAAAAAATTTAAACCATACTGCAAAAACAAATGCAAACAGATAACTTTAGTTATTTTATTAAATAAAAATTCTAACATGATACTTTTTTTGCCTATATAAATCCAGCAAAACTTAGCTATTTCATGATTAATCAGTGATTTTCTGCCAGATCCCTTTTTCCTATTCAATGATTCATCATTCTGCATATTACATACAGTATAAATAAAGAACTGAAAGAAATGAATATTCATTTTTACTCCTGCTGAAGCAGATATGCTAACCAAATTAACTTACTTCACAAACTAAAGGAAGTAGCCTACTTAGGCCTACCCTGGACTGCCAGGTATGGATgtctattttttgtatttttgccCTTTACTTGCTATCTCCAGGAGTTCTCTGTTGGCCAGGAGTTTTTTGTACATGCCTGGGCACTCTTCTGAGAAGTTATATTTGGAGCTCTGCTTTGATTGAGTCCACTTGCAAACGTTTTCTCTCGTTTCTCCAAGCTGAGGTCATCATTGAAAAAACTCATTCTGTGTGAGCATTGCTGCATGGAAAAGAGAAGATATAAACACTCACCTTCTTCAGGTTTGTAAAGGAGACCTCAGATTTACTGAACAGCTTGAGATAACGTTCTTCACTGTGGCTATCTACCATCTCAGGAGTATTGATAATTGCCTCCACAATCCCATACTCTTCATATAATTCATCCATATTAATATCTTGAAGGTTACAGGCCTTCACTGCATCACAGAATTCTCCAAAAGGTATTGCATGTGTTAGGCTCAATTTTGACACTTTGTTATGAAAGCTGTTTTCAGAGAAGTCATACCTGTCACTTAAGTACTTTATGACTCCTTCATAGAAAACAATGAAGTCTACTTCACATTTCTTAGACACATCAAGGATAAGCTGGCTAAGCTTGGTGTTCACtgaaaagccaaaaaaaaaacagtccTTTACTCTTCTCTCAAGTTTGCATTTCAGTTCAGCCATTAGCTTAAGTACTGAAATTATGCTGAATGACTTGGCTTCTAGTGTTTCAATAGTGTCTGAGAACAATTTAAGAGCATGACTGAGGAAGAAACAGATCTCTGACAATTCACAGGCATttccttcatcttcaaagcacttcCACAGTACCTTGAGGCAATCCTCCTCACCTAGACTCTGAAAATAACTTCGTaggacttcccagctcttaaatATTCTGTTAATAGATGGCAAAGGAGAAAGCAATCTAGTTACAACATGCTGTAACAGATTACAATTATCAACATCCACGAATCCACAGAATTCCTTTAACTGTGCTGTTCTTTTAGCTGAGATGCTGAAATGGTTATACACTTTGAGCACAATATTTTCAACATCAATTTCCAGTTTTCCTGTAGCAAATCTTGTTGCATTGTATAAAATATGGACCAGACAATTTGCAGCAATAATGTTCTTTTGAGCCATTTTCAGTTTTTGATAAACACTGTTGTGTTTTCCATGGTTTACACTTGCATTGTGAGCAGTGTATGCAGACACTTTATTCAGATCCAGACCTGACGTCTCTGGTTTAACCAGTGGCTGATTTGTTATGTCCCCCTGATGATTCATTGGTACTGTATCGCTGTAAAACTCAAGTAACACATGTTGCACTCCCTTCTCAGGGTGAAAGTATCTCAGAAGTATTGGGAAACACTTTGTTGCACCTTTGTTTGAAGTATCATTTGCTACTGAAAAAGGCAAGCCATGTTCTTTGATATACTCCACATGGTTTTGTACAGAATACAGTGCTAGAATATTTTCACAATGCTTTTGCTTTAGTTTTACCACATGTTACACCTTTCACTATCAATGAGTCACTGTACAGGTATATTTCTTTGTCAACTTTTACTCCACAATCAACACTTCTGTATGACTGATGATGCTTCACAGCATGATAAACTTCACACAGTTCTGCAGCCAAGACTGTGTCATCCTGAGTTGATCGAGCTGGGGAGAAAAATGATAACAGTGATGATGTACCAGCAGTACGAGCGTTAACTTTATGTTTATCTGTGGTAGCATGTCGTTCAACTGCACTTCTTCCCTTACTGTCAATCTCCACATCACAACGGCATAGTGTACAAAAAACATGAAGGACATCTTTTCTGCTTTTAGCAATAAATCCAAATTCTTTGGCCCATTCATGGTTAAATATAGTCCTTTTTTTCAGCCTTTCTTTAGGGGCTTGAAACAAGAACAAAAAAGTCAACCACTCTCCACTGCAGCCTTGGGCGGACTGACCCCTCAGACGTGTTGACGTCACGTGACGCGTACGCTGCGGCTCATCAGCAGTGTTGACAACAGCAACTACATCTAATAAAAATATGTTAACGCTTGTTACAGCTTTCAGTTCCCACTGTTTTAGTATATCTGAGGTAATTTATATAAGTCTTTTAGTCAGACCCAAAAAAGGAGGACAAGTGAACGTCCGGCTCGAGGTGGCGCCGGACGGAGGACAGAGTGTTCAAAAGCCGGACTGCCTGGCCTAAAGCTGGACGTCTAGCCTCCCTACACAGTCTTAAGATTCATCTCCTCAgaagcagtcacaaaacaaaagaAACCCAACAGACTCATTAAAAATACTCTAAACACACAATGTGTATAAATgaacaaatagtgcaaacaatTGAAAGTAAGCAAAAAATACTCAGAACAAAAGTTCAAGAAAGTGTGTTCACATTCATGAAGCCAGTCatagctggtccaggagcctgttagtgtcaggccacagcctcagatctGCACAGAGATGTGTAAACCTCACCGAGCACCTCCCTCACCCTGGTCCTGACagactgaccttttcaatctggcctcgTGCTTAAATCAACCAAATTCGGCCCATTCCTCATTCTCGGACCTGGGCCCTGCTGCTTCAGTACAACTCTTCGGCCCTGCACCACCAAAGGAAATATAAAATTGCACAACAGACCAACAGAAAGCAATTAGAAATTTCTGTGTGAACATGGTCAGTCATGTAATCCTGGTTACTGTCCACAGAGAAAGTGAATTAATTCTACCATAAGTGCCATTGGGATTGTGTCCTTCTTTGTGAAACTTGGTGCTTGGGAGGCTAAAAAGTCTGAATGTGGagaagtcacctgaaccagatggactacagccaCAGCTCTGAAAGAAGAgcctgaaaagattgtggaggcatttgtataaatatttcaaaaactactagattctggaatggttccgtaggactggaaaactgcaaatgtcactccacactttcaGAAAGgatggagacagaagaaaggaaactataggccagttagtctggttgggaagatgttggaatcaattattaaggGAGAGGTCTCAGGATacgtggaggcacatgataaaataggctgcagtgagtgtggtttcctcaagggaaaatcttgtctgacaaatctgttggaacttttTAAGagttaacaggcaggatagacaaaggagaatctatggatgttgtttactcagatttttggatggcctttgacaaggtgctgcacatgaggctgcttaacaacataAAAGCCCATGGTACTACGGGAAAGATtcaagcatggatagaggattacctgactggcaggaggcaaagaatgagaataaagggggtcttttctggttggctacccatgactagtggtgtctgcAGGGGTTGCTGTTGAGAACActgcttttcacgttatatgttaacgatttggatgatggaattgatggctctgtggagAAGGATGTTGATGATAcagaggtaggtggaggggcagatggtgttgaggaagcagggaggctgcggACGGCCTTACATGgattggaagattgggaaaagaaGTGcctgatggaatacagtatagggaagtgtatggtcatacacattactagaaggaataaaggcataactattttctaaatggaaggaaattcagaaatcagaggtacaaaggctCTTGGTAGTTCTCACTTAAAGTCCCTAAATGTTAACCTGCAGAATGAGtcattggtaaggaaggcaaatgggatgttagcattcattttgagagaactagaatataaaagcaaagatgcaatGCTAAGACgtaataaggcattggtcagagcaTACTTTAAATAATAGAGCAGTTCTGGTCTTATTATTTAAGAGAGTATACgctggcacagtctcagaatagaggggtgtccatttagaacagaggtaaagaatTTGAGAAAGAATGACAAAGAATTTCTGCAGCTCGAGGGTGGTGACTAAGTCCACACCACAATGCCTTTCTCTTCAGTGAATACAGCAGAGAACTATCCATTTCAGTCCACACCCTCTGGTTTCACTACAGGAAAGTTAAAACAGTGtctgagaattcaaagttctgcttGTGTGTCAGGCAGCCCTTCCATCATTCCATATTGCGTAATATATGAAATTTATTACATTTTCTCTCATATAATAGTTGTATTTTTCCTTACAATCCCCTTATAGCTTATCTTTAAGCATTGTTAATTAGCCAGAGGCAGCTAAATTCAGGGTCTTGAAATTATGAATAGTTAAATGTTATTGCATTTTTGTGAAACATGCTATTAAGATTTTTGATGTGAATGCTGTAGGTATGTTGTTTAATAGTTCTGAAGGAGCAGTGTGCTCTGCTGATaatgtactccaagtggggtctgaccaggttcctagatagctgcaatattacctcttgaCCTttcaactcaatcccacaattgtgAAGGCTgctacaccgtatgccttctaaaccacagagtcaacctgcatagcagctttgagtgtcctatggactcagaccccaagatccctctgatcctccacactgccaagagtcttaccattaatgctatcttctgccatcatatttgacctaccaaaatgaaccacctcacacttatctgggttgaactccatctgccacttctcagcccagttttgcatcctatcaatgtcccactgtaacccctgacagccctccacacaatccacaagacccccaacctttgtgtattCAGCCAAATTTACTTACCCATTCTTCCATttactcatccaggtcatttataaaaatcttgaagagcaggggtcccagaacagatccctgaggcacaccactggtcaccagacaccatgcagaatatgacccatctacaaccactctttgccttctgtgggcaagccagtcctggatccacaaagaaaTGTCCCCTAGGACCCCATGCCTccgtactttctcaataagccttgcatggggtaccttatcaaatgccctgctgaaatccatatacacaacatctaccgctcttccttcattaatgtgtttaatcacatcctgaaaaaattcaatcaggctcgtaaggcacgacctacctttgacaaagccatgctgactatttctaatcatattatgcctctccaaatgttcataaatcctgcctctcaggatcttctccctccacttaccaatcactgaagtaagattcactggtctataatttcctgggctatccctattccctttcttgaataaagaaacatccacaaccctccaacactccggaacctctcccgtcctcactgatgatgcaaagatcattgccagaggctcagcaatctcctccctcacttcccatagtagcctggggtacatcccatccggtcccagtgatttatccaacttgatgctttccaaaagcttcagcacatcctcttccttaatgtctgtatgctcaagcttttcagtccgctgtaagtcatccctacaattgccaagatcctcttccatagtgaatactgaaacaaagaagtcattaagtacctctgcaatttcctctggttccatacacacttttacactgttacacttgattggtcctattctctcacatcttatcctcttgctcttcacatacttgtagaatgcctttgggttttccttaagcatgtctgccaaggccttctcatggcctcttctggcgctcctaatttcattcttaagctccttcctgctagccttttaatcttctagattcctctcattaccttgttttttgaacctttcataagctcttttctcttgactagatttacaacagcctttgtacatcacagatcttgtaccctaccatcctttccaagTCTCATTGCAACGTACCTCttcagaactccatgcaaatatcctctgaacatttgccatatctcttccatacatttccctgagaacatctgtttccaatttatgcttccaagttcctgcctgatagccttatatttccccttactccaattaaaagtttccctaacttgtctgttcctatccctctccaatgctatggtaaagtgatagaattgtgatcgctatctccaaaatgctctcctactgagagaccggacacctgaccaggttcattttctaAAAcctgatcaagtacagcctctcctcttgtaggcttatctacatattgtgtcaagaaacctttctgaacgcacctaacaaactccaccctgtctaaacccctcactctagggagacgcaaatcaatatttgggaaattaaaatctctcatcacaacaaccctgttattattactcctttccagaatctgtctccatatctgctcctcgatgtacCTGTTACTatagggtggtctataaaaaatccagtagagttattgaccccctcctattcctaacttccacccacagagactccatagacaacacctccatgacttcctccttttctgcagccatgacactatctctgatcaacagtgcatgCCCCCAGCTCTTCTGCCTCCCCCCGTCtgttctgaaacatctaaagcctggcacttgaagtaaccatttctgcccctgagccatccaagtctctgtaatggccttcGAAACAGTGtttgggaactggagctgcaggtcTATGACCTCTGGCTTGTTCAGGAAATTGAAGCAGTGATAGATATGAGCTACAGGAGACAGGAAAATGGGTGActctcaggagagggaagggggaatgtcAGATAGTAGAGAGTACACCTGTGGTCATCCGACTCAAGAAttagtactccattttgagtacttttgttggggacggcctacctgggggaaagaACAGTAgccgtgcttctggcaccaagtgtggccctgtggctcagaagggtagggaactgaagaggatggcagcagtaataggggactctatagtcgggGACACATAGGCTGTTCTGTGGACACTAAGTGGAAATGCAGAGGATAGTTTTCCTCCCAGGAGCCAGTGTTCAAGTTGTTTCTGGATGTGTCCACAGTATGCTGAaaaaggagggtgagcagccagaagtcgtggtacattccgatagaaaaagggagaaactcctcaATAGAAGGATATAGGGAGTTAGAAaagaaactgagaagcaggacatcaAGGGTagaaatctcaggattgctgcctgtgccatgcgacactgagtataggaatagaataagatggcagataaatgcatagcTGTTGAATTAGAACAAGGTGAATGAACTCATGGCACCGATTAGAGACTGGTTGGTATAACAttctgggcatcactgagtcatggttgaaagaaagCATGAACCTCAAAGGATATActgatggaattacatctttagaaagaggtgacagagtcagagaatgctgaattttgtgggtggagttaagaagttGAAAGGGTAAAGAAACCATGATGGGAATTATATAGTAACTAATAGCGGGGTTAAGATTGCAAagtgagctggaaaaggcatgtaataagattatcgacacaattgtaatgggggagttcagtatgcaaggggattgggaaattcaggttgATGTTgggtcccaagagagggaatttgttgaatgccagtgagatggctttttagagcagcttgtgcctgAGCCTCCTTGGGGAAGAGCTATCTCAGACTGGGTGTTATTTAATAGCCTAGATCTAGGAGggtagactagccaataatataaagcaggataccagaattttttttcagttatatagagagtaaaaggAAAGTTAGAGTTGATATTAGaccaatggaaaatgatgctggtgaggtagtaatgggggacaaagaaatggcagatgaatgtaataaacgcaaacagcaggaattctgcagatgctggaaattcaagtaacacacatcaaagttgctggtgaacgcagcaggccaggcagcatctctaggaagaggtcctccccatccctccccactgatctccctcct from Mobula birostris isolate sMobBir1 chromosome 8, sMobBir1.hap1, whole genome shotgun sequence harbors:
- the LOC140201563 gene encoding histone H2A gives rise to the protein MSGRGKTGKAKSKPKSRSSRAGLQFPVGRVHRLLRKGNYAERVGAGAPVYLAAVLEYLTAEILELAGNAARDNKKTRIIPRHLQLAVRNDEELNKLLGGVTIAQGGVLPNIQAVLLPKKTGGSTNPKAK